The window ACGCGGTCGACGTGCGGCTCCGCCGCAGCGTGGCGAGAACGTGCGGCACGAATTGGAACTGCCGCTGCAAACCGCCGTGCTTGGGGGCACGACCGAGTTCTACCTGAACCGCTCGGGCAAAAACGAAAAGTTATCAGTCGCGATCCCGCCCGGCGTGGAAACCGGATCTAAAATTCGCTTGCGTGAACAAGGCCAACCGTCGCCCAACGGAGGCCCGACGGGCGATTTGATTCTGCTGATCAAAGTCTCGGAGCATCCGCACTTTCGCCGGATCGGCAAGAACTTGGAACTCAAGATTCCCATCTCATTGCCCGAAGCGGCCTTGGGGGCAAAGATTGATGTGCCGACACCGAGCGGCACTGTGGCGATGACCATCCCTGCGGGATCGAGCAGCGGACGACGCCTTCGACTGAAGGGGCAAGGGATCCGCAGCCGCGATGGTTCCGCTGGCGATTTGATTGTCGAGTTACAAATTCGGTTGCCCGAAAAGCTCGATGACGAGTCGAAGGAGCTGATCGAAAAATTCGCCGAGCGCAACCCAATGAACCTGAGACACGATCTTTCGTTCTAAAGGTTCTGTCGTTCTAAGGTGATGAGCCCGGTGCCTTGGAAGTGCGTCCGTTTTTTGAATGATTCGTTATCCCCATCACAACCCGAAGCGTCAGCGAGGGAATTTCGATCATGATTCGGTCCCTCGCTGACGCGTCGGGTTGTGATAAATGCGCAACTTCAAAACGGACGCTTCGGGTTGTGATTTTTCTAAGCTCGGTGCCTAACGCCTCGCAAACTTGACTGTCCACGTGCGTCCTTCATGGCAAATCTCTGTGCGTTATCGGTTTCCTAAATCACGTCGTATTCTTCACAGTTCGCAGTTCACCGTGATCCTGCGTCGCGGCGTGTGTGTGGCCGACGGCGTGTTAGTGTTGTTCGCCGTTGAAAGCGAGCCGGGATCTCCGAGTCGATTGGGGGTGACGATCCCCAAACGCACAGGGAACGCGGTGGCAAGAAACCACTGGAAACGTCTGATCCGCGAGTCGTTTCGGACGCAGCAGGACCGGGTGCCCGACGGCATGAACTTGGTCGTCCGTCCCAAAAAAGGTGCTACCGCAGACTGGGCAAAGATCCAAAAATCGATTCCCTATTTGACTCGCAAAGCGGCCCGGCGATTGGGAAGCGAGAAGTGACACGGAGACACGGAGACACGGAGACACGGAGACAAGGAGACAAGGAGACAAGGAGAGTGGGAGATTGAAAAAGTTAAATTGACAATTGGAAATTGAAAAATGAGGAAGGGATTGCGGGTTTGAGCGTGGCTGGGGTGCCAGGCTGGCGCTGGGAAGGAGGGCTTGCCGGACTTCACCTCCCCTTTGGGGAGGTCAGAGCCGGCGGTAGCCGGATCTGGGTGGGGTTCGCAGTGTTCGAAATGGGCCGTGCAAACAGTGTTTCACCAGCCCTCCCCGGCCGCTTGCTGCGGCCGACCCTCCCGCAGGGCGGTTGAATTCAATTCTCCCCCACTCCCCCTCTCCGTGTCTCCCTCTCTCGCTTCCCCTCACCCCCCCTGGTCCCACCACCAGCGTTGGACGAGACGGGGGCGTTGGGCGTCGGCGGACGCTAGCGAATCGAGCGTTGCGTAACGTTTCACCTGTGTCGGCAGCGTCTGCTTTGCGTCGACCGACACGCCACCACTGGCGATCACGATGTGATGCTTTTGCTTGCCATGACGTACCGTGTGCATTGTTGCGATCGATTCGACCTGACGCGGGGCAGCCAACATCCAAGGACGATCGCTGTCGTATTGAATCAAGCTTTCGATCAATGCCTGGTGGACGCTCGATTCGGTGTAACGCTCAGCCAACTCGGCAATCGAAGCGGCTTGGTAAATCGATTCGAGTGCTCCGTAAATTGGATATTGCTGGCGAATCCGATTCCAATTCTGGTTGAAGCCAGCGACAAACATTTCGGTGCGTGGATCGCGGGTCAAATGGCCACGCTCGCCACTGGCAATCGCTCGCTCGTTCTGTCCGCTCAGCCGAATCGGTGTGCCTGCGAGCTCGAAGACGCGGCGATCGTTGTCCGAGCGAACGCTCCGCGGTACGGCAGTGAACCATAACCGCAACAACAAATCTTGCGGCGGGCCTTGGCTGATCAACGCGTCGACCGCGTCGAGATAATTGTCGGTTCCCTCAGGCAGCGGCTGTTTCCCCAACGCAAGCTGTTTCATATGCCGATCGGCCTCGACCATCACATAACCGATCACCGTGTCCGCAGGCGTCCCAAACACTTCGACGCGTTGCATCCCCAAAGCCACACGGACCGCTTCGGCTGCAGTGCCGATCGGAATCGATTTGTTTTGAATTTCCACCGCAACATGAGCGGCGTTCTGCAATCCTTCGCGTGTCGGATCAATCGTGCAACCGAACGACTGATGATGGCTTGCCGCGGTCAAACAGGTCAACAGAAAATCGAGCCGCAAGGTGTTACAAGCAGTGACACGATCACGATACCACCCCTGATATGTTTCGATGCCGCCGACTTCGCCTGAGAGGATAATGTCGTTGTCGGTAAATTGAACGAAACGAACTTCGGATAGCCCAGCAAGGTACTGAATCGAATCGGGAATTTTCTGACCCGAGACTTGGTAATGTGCCAGCGCGTCTCGCAGTCGACGCAGCGAGACGCTTCGCAGCGTCGATGGAGTGCGCCACGCCAACGGTGAAAATAGTGCTGCGTGATCACCCGCGGCTGCCGCATCGCCAAGTTCTGCGACGAGGTTCTCCATGACGCCCGAGTGCGGGACCGTCTCGCACGGACGCAGCGTGCCTTGCGGATCGACAAATACGCCTTG of the Novipirellula caenicola genome contains:
- a CDS encoding J domain-containing protein, with amino-acid sequence MAEDLYQILGVARDASKDDIKKAHRKLALKYHPDKNPDNKGAREKFKRVQEAYDVLSDEEKRAAYDRYGADFEKIRGGGFNPHAAAGAGFDGLDLEQIFGGRGGGGDVKFEGGFSDFFEQLMGGGAAGRGGPGRGAGRGRRAAPPQRGENVRHELELPLQTAVLGGTTEFYLNRSGKNEKLSVAIPPGVETGSKIRLREQGQPSPNGGPTGDLILLIKVSEHPHFRRIGKNLELKIPISLPEAALGAKIDVPTPSGTVAMTIPAGSSSGRRLRLKGQGIRSRDGSAGDLIVELQIRLPEKLDDESKELIEKFAERNPMNLRHDLSF
- the rnpA gene encoding ribonuclease P protein component; this translates as MRPSWQISVRYRFPKSRRILHSSQFTVILRRGVCVADGVLVLFAVESEPGSPSRLGVTIPKRTGNAVARNHWKRLIRESFRTQQDRVPDGMNLVVRPKKGATADWAKIQKSIPYLTRKAARRLGSEK
- a CDS encoding DUF1598 domain-containing protein; this translates as MAIRSSPFWLLLSLFVAASFLVHDASGQPPLRHLESGEFAVARQHAVAATLPQRDQFLAQISTAQSAVGDSVAANSTLREIESADARNQVIANTNGAAGGSSFADFGSLMTLIETTVVPDTWESLGGPSSMAPYPQGVFVDPQGTLRPCETVPHSGVMENLVAELGDAAAAGDHAALFSPLAWRTPSTLRSVSLRRLRDALAHYQVSGQKIPDSIQYLAGLSEVRFVQFTDNDIILSGEVGGIETYQGWYRDRVTACNTLRLDFLLTCLTAASHHQSFGCTIDPTREGLQNAAHVAVEIQNKSIPIGTAAEAVRVALGMQRVEVFGTPADTVIGYVMVEADRHMKQLALGKQPLPEGTDNYLDAVDALISQGPPQDLLLRLWFTAVPRSVRSDNDRRVFELAGTPIRLSGQNERAIASGERGHLTRDPRTEMFVAGFNQNWNRIRQQYPIYGALESIYQAASIAELAERYTESSVHQALIESLIQYDSDRPWMLAAPRQVESIATMHTVRHGKQKHHIVIASGGVSVDAKQTLPTQVKRYATLDSLASADAQRPRLVQRWWWDQGG